The Setaria italica strain Yugu1 chromosome VIII, Setaria_italica_v2.0, whole genome shotgun sequence genome includes the window GCTGCGCCGCaccaccggccgcgccgccggttgCGTCGCCAGCCGCCTTcgccaagcaccgccgccggagcgccgccacgGACTGaagacgtcgccgccgcctggaggaATTTGCGGCTCCTGCGTGTATAGTTCCTTGGCCATATTATTTTATTCTCTATGTACTCCGGTGATGCCATGCGTCCATCATATTTTGAGCAATAATTCAGCtctcgatctctctctctcttcaccTACATGCATGTTAGGATCAGAAGCTTTGTGCTTATCATCAGCTATCTTCGCATGCACACCTCCGTCCATCTTTTCTCCCGAATCCATGCTACCTGCAACTCCTACTGCTTATGACCGTGCCCTGTTTGCTCCATGCCGACTCAGCTGAAGCCACCTCCTGTCTCTTTGCAGCCGCTGCTAGCCATCAGGTGCAAAGCATGGAGGTCCGAGCAACAAGATGGTAGCCCTGGAAAGGAAGCCACGTACGTACGAAGCCATCTGCCATGCAAGGATGATAGCTACAGCAATGCAAGACACGTTTGTGCAGAAGCAAACTAGCCATGCATCGAGTTCATGCATCTTTGCTCTTGCCAGCAGTGACATCATGGTGGCATCATGCATATGCGGTAATCAGGACTTCTCGTTTGTTTGTTCTGTATTTCTTTCCCGCATATTAAAACTTCATAAATCTTGTGGCCTCCTCCAAAAACTCCAATGATCTTTAGGTTTTGACTATCTTTGATCTATAGAATAATCCTTTATTTATCTATACAATCCTTGCTCATGTAAGAACCAGTTTATCAATTCGTTTTATTTCCTTCCTCGATTGTTGATTCATGGTGAGATCATTCTTGCATCATATTCAAATAACTATCCTTTTCTTCTGAAAATCCATATCTAATTCAGTTCGATTCCGATTTTTGCATTTCTTGCTTTCACACGTtcctagaatcgagccctatcctttagtacgctcttttaaagcctttcttttgtttggtgtattattcttagttgtacttattTGCTTGTTTGTATGTTTGtaccggtgattgcttcgagtagaaggatcgttgttcgaaagctttgaagattaagagttttaagagagcaagagccgaagagcagtaagagtaacttttcgttggagaaaggcaagtgtgtccttgtgcttttgtcccaataactttgtttaatcactattgcatacgcttgcattaaatttgatgggtcctattaaggtttgcctagtttttatgattattccttgggtttacctttctgttgggtagctatgcttagctgctatacttgggttatggtggttctaatgaacaacatggtgaacttaggccttgtttgggaggaggggctaaaatttagccttgggctaaactttagccctatcaaATAttgaggctaaagtttagcccttggggtgtttgggtaaggggctaaagtttagcacttatgttGACAAAAGACCTATTTACCCATGTTGGAGGAGtgagaaggaggagagagagaggggcaagggaaggaattttggataaggggaccacttttagcccctttagtccattttagcacctcttgaggggctaatggattatggggggggctaaaatttagcccctccattttagcctaggtgtttggaAGCACTAGTGGCTAAAAGTGattaaaatgggggtgctaatttagcacccctctcccaaacatcCTCTTATTCTATTTATGATATACCTGTTGTTAATACAAGATTACAatatttaattggaacatggagcgaccacccaggaaaacagtgctaccacaagactaaatggctctggtcttggttgaataattagaaactttagtctggggtaatcttactcgtgatgaggcaagaggggggactgagtcgttgcattatCGGCCTGTGATAGgttgtgcacgccagacaccgaaaccttagcgggttaccactgattAATGAATCTtcgtaaaggcctcgtagcgtccctatgcaatcacacctcggaagtgtggtattgtgcctgatcagcacaagcatggttgggtctaaagttcttttgaacttttacgcgacttgtgggtaaagatgtgcgacctctgcagagtgtaaaactgatcgatcagccgtgctcacggttaagagcagcctggaccctcacatgagtaatatacttgaagatggatttaaattgtggtgtatgctatggttatggttgtgccatatgcttatggcttatgtttatgtttatattaattgtgggttggtatataattataccttagtaatcaggtgctaataaagtttgaccaactaaaaatgcttaatgcagtcaaccagtcagcctttccttgtttaacccttgcattcatattctcctcacacttgctgagtacgacaagtgctcacccttgctataaacaatgttgctcagaagaagaagctgctatgaagttgttgtgaagatggtgctgagtcctaggcgtacgcagccccagtcgattgcctgtgaagtttggagcttcCGTTTCCATAATTAAGtgtatatctctgatggtttgtaagtctttatttgtatctttttacgtgatactgttgctgttattcacgtATGATGTCCCTATATGTAGAGACTTGATCctgacatacatataggtagcattcggttttgcctttaaaaccgggtgtgacagaaatGCCGCACCGGAGTGCGCGGCTGGCTGGGGGCCAGATACtctgttttaaaaaaaaatagaggcaAGATACTCTGTTTCCATGCATCATCTGTCATCATGCAGTCTTCTGCCGTATTTGGTCCAACGCGGTTTCCTTGAAAGTCCACGCCCACCCCCGTCCCGTCAATTTCCTGGAGTTGAGCTTCCACAGGTTTCCTTCCTGGAACTTTCGTTCCACGCGGCTAGGTAGCTTGCAATAATGCAAGATGGTGTTGGGGGCTAGTGGAATTTGCGCCATAACTTGAACCACCAGACCTTCATTCCTAGCAACACCAAGAAATCAAAGTCTCAAACACTGCCAGTATCAACTCTGTCTTGTGGTGCCTGTCTGGATAGCCCGAGTTCTACATAGGTCAGGTGGTACTGGGAAAGGTAAGAGTTTTACTAATGTGAAGAGCTCTAGAAAATTGCTTTTCATCTTTGCATAAGCTGGATATTAGTAATCTTTTCGGGGTGCTGACCGAGCGGATAGCTAGGAGACCAGGCAGGCAGCATCGCTTCCTCTCTGCCTGctcaaaggaggaagaggtgTGAAGCGAAGGCAAAGACGAAATAAGGTCAGTGCCTGCTTGACTAATTTTGATTCTTATGATGAAAATATGAGAATCCGAGAATGGTTTTTCCATACCATCAGCTCATAAGATCAGCATCTGATGCCTTTCCTTCTCATAGTCTTGAAGATTATTGTTGTTGCAGTCAACCGCACAAGAGCAAGATGGCTGACATTGCATTGGGCAGCGTGGGGAAGATCGTTGAAATCGCGCTCAAGATCAAGCAGGCCGTGGAGACGGTTAAGCAGAACGAGAAGGAGTGCCGTGACATCCAGAGGTGCGTTGCCAGGGTCAGCGCTCTCCTCAGGAAGCTTGACGAGATGacggagatgatgaaggatgagGTGATGCGTGACGCGCTGGAGGATCTGGCCGAATCCCTGGAACGCGCCCTCAAGCTCGTCACGGAGTGCCAGCGGAAGCGCATCTTTTGCCGTTTCTTGGGAGCAGGGGACATGGCCAGGGAGCTGGGCCGGGTCCAGGATGATATAGTAAGGAAACTGCTGCTGGGGAACTTCGCCACCAGTGTCCAGACCATCACCATCATGGTGACAAACATTCAATCTGCTggtggtcctcctcctccacccccacccccaccccagcGGGAAGTGATTATTGATGGTAAGGAAAAGCTATCAAAGTATCAATACCATCTATTGCCTCTTGGGTCCTTGTGCATCATTGGTTCAAGTAGCAGCTAGGATAATTTTATTCTTTGATCTAAATAAAGCATAGTGTTTTATTGCAACTTTACTAGATCTGTGTATAAAGTGATGTTGTTCCAACAGTTTTCTTAGAGCTTGTTTGGCTCcaggggttaaattttagctgctgtcacatcggatgttggatattaattaggagtttaaacatagtctaattataaaactaattacacagatggaggctaatttgtgagacgaatttattaagcctaattagttcatgatttgacaatgtggtgctacagtaaccatttgctactgatggattaattaggcttaatagattcgtctcgcgaattagcctagaagttctgcaattagttttataattagctcatatttagtcctcctaattagaatccaaacatctgatgtgacacagCTAAAGCTTCAGCCCTTAGATCAACTGCTCCTAcagtttcatgcatgcatgtttaggTATTAATATAATCTAATTCGAGCCTGTTCCTGTGTGAGTTAATTTTTATACAATATAGGCTCCACAAAGTTCAGTTCATCTGAATTGAAGGCCGCTACAGAGAACTTTTCGGATGGAAACAAGATTGGAAGTGGTGGCTTTTGTGATGTTTACAAGGTACTCCGGTCCGTTACTTGGTTTTTTAATTCTAGGTTTGTGTACTTTTCCATATAATCACGTAGGCATCACTAGCTAGTTGAATATTGCCTGTACAGGCAGAGACAGGTTAAGACTATTTTTCTTCGTGTAGCAagtaatttcaaatttaaatttatacTAAATATTACAAATTTGCTGTCCCAAAGTGCAGGGAATAAACTAATTGGTATTAGTCTGTGCTCAAACCTGCAATCACGCCTAAACCTAACCCTTGGCTGTTGTGTCCTCCGATAGCTCCTATAAGTCCTCCTTTGTGGCATTTTAGCTTCGGCTCATGGCAAGAAGCCACGAAAATTCCTCTCCACCGTACTCTACATTAGACAGGGAGTTTAGAGAAAGTTTCTTTCGTGCAACTCTAGATCTAGCATTTTCATTGGTGGTTCCTTTGAAAATTGCCAGCTGCAGTGAGCCCGGTTTCTACGGTCCTCGAAGTTAGTTTTCACGTCCCTCGTTTTCCTAGTGCAACTCCCAATTGAAAGCATCTCAAACCTCAAAGCACACACGTGTGGTGCCCATGCTTCATTCCAGCCCAAAGACCAAAGTGAGCCAAAGATGAAACTTGATGGCTTTGATGAAGATTTTGAAGCCTGAGGCCAGGGCGCCATTGAACTTTTGGCGAAACTTTAGTGCTAAGATCAGCAGTTCTGCTTTTTCCCTTCTGTTCTTTTAAAAACAAAAATCGACCATCTGACATGGTGTTTATACTTCTCAGGGTGTCCTGCAGGACGGACAAGTCGTTGCCATAAAAAGATTGCATCGTTTTGATTTCATGGGAGGCAACTGGCGATACGATGATGTAATTACTGTTTTTGGAGATCTGAAGCACAAAAACATAATTAAACCTGTGGGATATTGCTACGAAGTGACAAAGTCCGTGAACAGCCATAAAGGAAGATATTATATACATGACCACATAGAATTTTGTTTTGTAGAAGGATACATGGCAAACGGAAGTATGGAGAAGATTATCAACGGTATGTTGTTCTGTACAAATACTGGTTACAGTTCACCTCTGGACCAAGCATCCCTTAACTTTGATGTCACTGATCAATAGTTGCTTCTCGTTGCATGATATGTGATCTCTGCAGGGTCTCGATTTATTGGTTGGTCCTGCCGCTTCAAAATGATTCAGGGGATAGCCCAGGGGCTACATTACCTACATGAGCAACGTGTCGTCCATAGGGATATCAAACCAGACAACATCCTCTTCGATTCTGATATGAATCCTCGGATCAGTGATTTTGGCGTAGCTCAAAAGTTGATCAATAAACTTAACTGCGAGGAAACCTTGGTTGGCACACCGTAAGACGTTGCTCCAATATATAAATACTATTTCCATTTCCTGATTAACTATATATCGTGAGCCCATACGTGCATGAAGCTCTTTTCTTTAACTACTTCAATTTTTACCTCTGAGATCattattcatttttattttatttaatcaccCAGGGGTTACATGGCTCCAGAATACCTGTACCGAGGAGCTGTGTCAACGAAGTGCGATGTGTATGCTTTTGGCATCACCCTCCTTGGGACCATTATTGGCAGTATGATCATGTCTGCGCCCCCTAATCTAAGCGAATTAATTATATGGGTAAGTACCTGGTAATAATACTTTTTTTACAT containing:
- the LOC101768892 gene encoding putative receptor-like protein kinase At4g00960, with the protein product MADIALGSVGKIVEIALKIKQAVETVKQNEKECRDIQRCVARVSALLRKLDEMTEMMKDEVMRDALEDLAESLERALKLVTECQRKRIFCRFLGAGDMARELGRVQDDIVRKLLLGNFATSVQTITIMVTNIQSAGGPPPPPPPPPQREVIIDGSTKFSSSELKAATENFSDGNKIGSGGFCDVYKGVLQDGQVVAIKRLHRFDFMGGNWRYDDVITVFGDLKHKNIIKPVGYCYEVTKSVNSHKGRYYIHDHIEFCFVEGYMANGSMEKIINGSRFIGWSCRFKMIQGIAQGLHYLHEQRVVHRDIKPDNILFDSDMNPRISDFGVAQKLINKLNCEETLVGTPGYMAPEYLYRGAVSTKCDVYAFGITLLGTIIGSMIMSAPPNLSELIIWAFEARDDVRMELFKPSLCCCECQLMQIKKCMEVGLLCVEKDEERRPTMADVLAMLNGVKELPALKRPCGIRNFE